The genomic segment TATTGCTGTCACTGAAGCATCAATTGAATCATAGCTGGGGTGTCCAGATTCTATTGAACCTGAACAACTGTAACTTGGCAGAGGTATTTTCCGAATAATGGTCCCCAAAAGAAGACTTAGCTGGAAATAAGAAGAGTTGTACTGTTAGTGCTATGATTCTTATTCATATAAGCCAagaaatatagaaatacaaagtTCATATAAATAGTACAAACTCTGTTATTGTTCCTTCATTTCAGCAAAAAGCAGAAATAACAAGTATTATTTTCAATAGCACAAAAAAACAAGCTTAGTACCTCTTTCATAGCCAGCCAGCAGCCAACCATAACAACCTGATCTGATGGTCTTGCATCCCGAATAGATTTTGTGCATTTGTCTTCTTGTTCGATTGAAGGCAAAGCAGCATCCATTTCATCAGGACCGTCCAGTAAGAAAGCATCAGCATCAACCATATCATCAATATCCTCAGGCAGATACCAAGCATCAGCAGAAACAACCCATAAGGCCATTGAAGTTATTCGCACAACCAGCTCCAAGAGTTTCTCCAGTGCATGCCTCATATCTGAAATACTACACAAGACTGCATCAGAATTCCAATCCAATTCCTCGAAAGTATACCGTAGAGCAAGTAATACACCATGAACAAAACTATTCTTGCATGCTTCAGCGAGATCCTTCTCTCCTTCCTCCACAGCAACATCCAACCAGTGAATAAGCAACTTAACATATTCCATAACAGGATGAATGGCTGGACATTTGTGATAATCCCCATTTAGTGGTGAATTCTGCGAGTGAGAACAAACAACACTAACTGACACTCTGACTCTCCACCCCAGGTCCACCACATACTTTCTAAATATGAGCCGCAAGGTTAGAGCACCAGCATCGCTCTCTCTTACACGAGGACTACAAACTAATTTCTTAGCCCATGTAATTACTTTCTGGACCATTTCATCACTCGAAATGCCAGGAAGTGGAGTGGGAAAATGTAGCAATATTCGGAAAGAACTCTCTCGCAGTCTGTCCCAACTATCAATTATGGATCCAACCAAAAGGAAAGTTGATTCAGGTGAAGTAATTCCTACACTGTAGGGATAAAGACAGCTCTCAGGAGACATAGAAGCTGAGCTTTCTTGAGAAGAAGGTAGGACAGGCCAAACATTGATCATTATCTGTATAAGCTCCATTGCCATTATTTTTCTCTTATAAGGAGCAGAAGGATAACAAGAGAAGAACAGAAAACAACTCAACCACCTCATAAAATTAAATAGCTCCTCTGCTCTGCTAACTGTATTATCCTCATTTCCCTGACATAGACACAACTCGCTAATTTCATTGTTCATATGAGGCTGCCAGCTTCCCTGCTTAAATTGCCTCTCCAAGGCTGTACGCACCCGAGAAAAGAACTTCCTAAACAAGCTGGTCCATTTCATCTGAAAACCTGTTGAAGAAGATCTCATGTTCAGTGGCACAGCTTCTCTCATTAGAGATAGTTCCAAACGGGAAGGAAGACTAGACGTCTTGGGACTCAAGAAAAGAAACTCAGCAGCATCTACACGAAGTGACTCATCAATGTGTGTCAATGCTAATACAAGCCACCCAACAAGGATCCTAACTTTTATCCCTTTTATGCAGACAAGTGCAAAGGGATTAAAGCTTTTTGCTTCTACCGTGTCATCCATATTAGATGTCATAGAGTCATCACAAAAATCGATATCCCCTTCAATCAGAGCAAGTGAACGAGAAACTTTAAGCAAAGAAACTAAAACAGCCACTTTCTGTTCTACTCTTAGTTCCATATTTTTGCAATCATGATCAGGATATAAGAGGTCATTTTCTGCCTCAGTTGGCCCAATGGAGATACAGGCAAGTAGAGGAAATATACCATCAACATCCACTTCCAGTAAAACTGGAAGAGCATATGTGTTCAAATTTGAACGAAGCTTTGAAATCCCAGAAGCAAGACCATGCAAAAATGGGGGCAAACAATGTCCTCTATAAAGTGCATACCCTCTTTCAATACCATAATTACTCCAACACTCATCACGTAAATATTCAAGGAAACACTTCAAGAATGATGTGGCTGCACAGCATACATCATCATCACTGTATGCCTGTACTATTTCAAACAGCAGGTCAGGACTCATATCCAGCATAGTCTTTGCTCCAAACCTCTTGGTCAACAGAGCTAAAGGAACATATCTCCCCTTACAACGTGACCCTAAACGAAGCAGATCTGAAGCAATCTTTTGCAGGAATGTCTTTATTTTCTCACTACCCTCTGCCCCACAAAGAGAGGACTGAATGTCTAAGAAAAGATCAAATATAAGATGAACTTGTTTGACTGTTTGACTTAGAGGATCTTCCAAGTTATTCCATATTATTTTCAGCATTCGGGTTTCCATATCCTCCGGCAATGGGTTATAATTTTCAGATGCAACTGTAAGGTTTGCCAGCATAGAGGTCTTAATCTGTTGCAAACAAATTTGCATTACAGTTAATGCATGGAAGTTAAAATGGCTATCTGTGGGGTTCTCACAGTAATTACACAGCTCAGGCAAAATCCCATCATACAATATAGTCTTCACAGAACAAGCAACATTTCCATGGGACTCAAAATCATTACAAGTTTCCCTAGATACAACAAAATGTGTATTTAGAACCATTCTTGGAACAGCAGTAAGAATGCCTCTAATCAAACAAAGTCTATTCAATCCAGAGAGATTACGTATGTCAAGGCAAACATCTCCTTTATAAGGAACTTTGCTAATAACATTGCTAAACGAATCCACAGTATTAGTGCAAGAACTACTAACAATTTGACCAAATATACCTTCAATGATGAACAAACCAAGCTCTTGATCACTGAGGCAAACTTGAAAAGCAGCAAAAAAACTCACACCAGCCGCCACAAAGCAGTCCCTCGAAAATGCCACTGATTTCAAAAGACTTACCAAAACCCCTAAAGCGATCTCCATTACATTAGAATCATCACCacccaattttttaaatttatctggGAACTTCTGAAACAAGTAATACATACAAGATAAAGCCTCTTGACACTGCTCCAGAACTATAGGAGAAGGTCTAGCCCACCCTTCAGTCTCCAAAACAACACTTTTCAACCCCAAAACAGCATCCCAACAAACCAAAACAGCACAATCTTGAATCACATCAACTAAGAACCCCAACTTTGGCATCCCCAGTACTGATAAAGCCACACGTGACAAAGAGAAACGCTTCTTCTTATCACTCATTGTACGATACTCATTACAAAGTAACCTGAAACACTCAGCAATAACAGGTTGGAAAACATCCTTGGTTTTAGCCAAAACTGACAAAAGAGTCTTATGCAAAGGCATCGAATTTTCCAAAAAGAAAACCTCCAAGTAAAAAGAAGCTGCCGTTGAAACCAAGGCCTCATTCTTTTCACCTTCTTTTACTAACAGTTCATTGAACGATGAAGCAAGCTTCCTGACATGGTTAACTTGGGAATAAGTAGAGTTCAAAGAGATGAGATGCTGAAGCTCCTTGTGGAAGGTTGGAGCTGAGGCTGAAAGAGATGATTGATTTAAGGAATCTATGAAGGAAGGCGGGAAAACAACGGCGTTATATGTGTAACGGTGGCGGTGTTGTATAGCTCTCCACTTGGCTGACATTTTCCTTTTCTGGAATTGGGGGTCTGGGGTGCGTTGAATTCAGGGTCTTTTTGTCTCTTGGGAGACAAAGGAGAAGCAAAGAGAAAGGAAGAAGTGGCGGCTTTGATTTAGGGGAGTTTTTAAGTTTAAAACTGGTTTTCATTACAGGGTACGAAGTAGGGTTAAAGCTGGAGAGGTTGGTTGAAGAAGAAAGATAGATCCAGGTTTCTTAATGGGCCTATATTTTGAAGGTAAGAATTGCAAACCCAAGATTTTTGTTTCTGGTCTGTGGAACAAGCAAACCCAGAAAGAAGTATCCAAGGGACGGGAGGATGCTGGATAGGGTTACAGCTCGAGAGGTTGCTTGAAGAAGAAACATTGGTCCAAATTTCTTAATATTTTGGAGTTGGAAGATTCTTTGCACCTAATTTTTCTAATCTACTCGTCCCATCTGCAATCCATTGTGTTATTAAAGTTTAAGTtggtttttataataaaaaaatttaattttattgatttaatatgtttgatGGAATTGAGAGAAAATTAGGttacgtttggttcgctgtattggattagcggtgtattggattggattagaggtgtaatggaatagaggtgtaatagcaaatcaactgtttggttgaatgtaatggaatagaggcgtaatagtaaaactgtgtttggttgaatgtaatagaggtgtaatagcataatggagaaaactaaaatgaccagaatacccttagcataaatttgttttggtaaatgattattgttattgttatttaaattttaataagattatttattatcaaaataaataatttaatcatatttaaacataattattatttaatatattttaattaaaatatataatttaataaaattcttaataattagcagaaatttgttttggtaaattattttatttaaattttaataagattaatatcaataataaataatttaatcatatttaaacataattattataaatatattttaattaaaatatataatttaataaaattcttaataattaatattcttatatgaatttactcaaaccatattatattatataatactgtaaaatataaaataacataattattattaaatataatataattaaaatatattatttaataaaattcttaataattaatattcttatatgaatttactcaaatcataatatatgattataactaatatgatttaattaaatatatgatttaataaaatttaaaattattataactaatatgattatagtttatgaatttgtataatttaaaataataattattacatataatttaataataatatataatttcataaaattcttgataataaaaattttcttatatgaatttatacaatttaaaataattaatattaatataattatatagtgatatataatttcataaaattcttaataataaaatgttcttatatgaatttactaaaatcaatatataacttgagaattatattatgcataaacataattaacttatattaagaaaaggttagatgaaaatgaaattgtacattaaaatccatatgttatatagttttacaacatcaaaaagtttgaacattgatatttaatggtaagaaagaaatctcctaacccattccaatcgggcaactgaaggtaaactaaagaaaacgatcatttgagttggatggtcgggaattttactcaatgcatcatatcgttgatcgtcggttaaaccttcaattgaccataaggctgaatataaatttgaagctctctcttccatatgttgttctgacttctgctgaactaccacctcggaggcaaaactcctactgatttgatcgccaacggcctggattttctccccgaacaaagtggcagcctcattaaatgaagaaaacatattatcacgagcatcagatttcttctttctcttgtttgaagatgaggaacccccttggtctcgaTCTCTTCGTGGAtccgtaccagaaacatccatgtcatctaaagagacgtcagcttcgcagtcatagaatgtgtttctctcttcattcagaTCTGTAGTACGTTCATCATCAGcgtgtatttcttcaagaacatcagcagctgtttgagcatctctctcagttgctcgatctcttgcgtatatggtagtaagctggtcatagtaagggaaagtacgaaATCTGAATTgggcggcttctttgtgactctaaaaaaatgaggaaatcatattagtcgtaagtttggtaaaaataatataataaagacttgaaataatcttacctttaaataggactcccaaaccgcatcttcagcaacaacgagctgcctatgctcgtcccaaccaaaaccgctattgttttggccattaagcatgtcgtagacgattgaccactcccttttaagtaacctaatccttgattcaatattaggtttcgccttcaacattgcatttggtaaaacCGTTTGTAGCTTTCtttccaactcgttcaaataaccggctttgaacccggtatcagcattaaatgttccaacattgtgcaggtccaccatgctggaaactaatgctgcatcttcctcgggaacccattttcttttgcttcctcgagaagcttgagcatttgattctggaacacctgacataatgatcttaagaacaaaaaaaaaataaattatattaattactattttaatatcatgattcaaaaggtcaacactttataaaatctagtaattaagttgaatatcatgaatcaaaagttccatagcacaaaaaatttaaaattataacacaacaataattagaagaaattatattataatttctgtagtttagtacaatacaaaaataaatacaaaagtttcacaaaagtttcacaaactaatttctagatgcttgccattcatcgaacatttggttggctagttccatcctccaagtagcccaagcatccgatggatgaatatttgtgatattcggttcatcgtcatccaccacattaattgtaggtaatccttctcccacctccgcttcaatgggatcactactcatatgggttcgaataaaattatggagcaaacaacatgcaataataattctattgtgcacccttacaggatagaacgatggactcctaagtattccccatctaagttttaataagccaaagcatctttcaatgacattacgtgctgaggcatgtttcatattaaaaaactcttgcggagaacttggctgataaccctgacgccactcgttcaaatgatatcgttgtcctctaaatggtgcaagaaatccctcacaatttgtgtatccagcatcaactagataataacaacctataggataagtttcatattaaaaaatgattaattcagcacacaAAGTGTGATCTTAATGAATAAATCAAAGTCCTATAACTatacactttaccatgaggaacttttaatccatgtcttctactaatggcatctcgaagaactcGTCCAtcagcaactgaaccttcccaaccaggaagaacataaacaaattgcatctcaggtgtacaaacacctagcatatttgttgctatgtcaccttttcgcgtccgatatctaggtttatcaactgttggaaccctaatcttgatgtgggttccatcaagagcacctaagcaattctatatcacatgatataaaaccttgagttagaatactaatttaaatctaaatcaagtaaatgttgttgaagctatatataaaacttagtcctataccttaaaccatttccaccttgtgtcagaagaatcggctgtaattggctccgggtttttaaataacacatcttgcaagcgtatgacagcatttaaaacactatgaaatgctctgctaatagtttccccggaccttctaaagtgatgcttgataactcgatttttcaggtgatgggagatgatatgtaaaaacattgctacttgctcgtcaacaagcatgaaccttgtcgacttcaatccccctatcgattctaacatctcacataatttaaaaaaggcagctctattcatcctaacttgttcaatacaggtctcgtcactagcatatacaagcctatTCACagaatcccgttttgcataaaaatctacggtataggacctaatccttggtctatgtaggctaaggctggcacccattctaaataagaaccaaaccgcgattctacagatttccaaccatattgtcacagcaatactaattcttttacgcctcacactttgtgcaattaaaggcagacgagccattactgcaacattttaaaattagaacacactatcaaagaattgaagttgcaattacacattatcgaataaaaataaacagcacaaatttagaacacacgaagcaaaaaaTTAGACGactaaatgatatcgttgcaactttaatttcatttctttatcaatcacccaaataataatgaaagagtATATTTAATTACtgatgattagtttaattaaggttttataacttttataacattttaaatggtaatttcattttgtaaaaatataattaactttGAAGAGGActtattttttacaagaattGTTACTTAGCTGTCTAGTATCAAGTTTAAAATACATGTTTAgcattttttcatcaaaaaattattattattaaaatttcagaattctatagaatttattattttaacagccaaatttgactttttaagtaaaatttgtataattttatttatcataatatatatacgttaattttaaaaacttccttACACTTTCacaattataatttatgtattatagggaaatcatattatgaatgaggaatattttatgtataatgtAATTGACTTAAAATCTAAGATAGAATTAGACAATATATTATgtgcataaaaggttaattatAATCCATGAGcatttaatttcttcaaaaacttatattaaattttaatatattatgtataattgaggtaaaattaattttgtttaataatgaaattgaagttttaaaactagataataacattttaaatggtaatataatttcataaaaaatatataacttttatctcatttacATGTACAAATTTATCTCATAAAAGATGTGTAGGCATAATGCTCTTTAAACAAAATGTTACCTAATAgtaaaaacatataacttggctgATAAATTCAAAAAGAACAATGGTCATGCAGCAATAACCATAACCATACAAACAAAAGCTTTAATgagcattacaaacatacaaacaaaaccatattcatttgggaAACAACAGAACCTACTACATCAATACTAACCTGTAATGCTCAAATCTGGGACGACTGCGATGTGGAAGTGTTGGAAAAATGTTACCTGTAATGAGAAAAGTGCTCggatcaaccttttttttttggggaAAATATT from the Gossypium hirsutum isolate 1008001.06 chromosome D09, Gossypium_hirsutum_v2.1, whole genome shotgun sequence genome contains:
- the LOC107892393 gene encoding thyroid adenoma-associated protein homolog isoform X3, with product MSAKWRAIQHRHRYTYNAVVFPPSFIDSLNQSSLSASAPTFHKELQHLISLNSTYSQVNHVRKLASSFNELLVKEGEKNEALVSTAASFYLEVFFLENSMPLHKTLLSVLAKTKDVFQPVIAECFRLLCNEYRTMSDKKKRFSLSRVALSVLGMPKLGFLVDVIQDCAVLVCWDAVLGLKSVVLETEGWARPSPIVLEQCQEALSCMYYLFQKFPDKFKKLGGDDSNVMEIALGVLVSLLKSVAFSRDCFVAAGVSFFAAFQVCLSDQELGLFIIEGIFGQIVSSSCTNTVDSFSNVISKVPYKGDVCLDIRNLSGLNRLCLIRGILTAVPRMVLNTHFVVSRETCNDFESHGNVACSVKTILYDGILPELCNYCENPTDSHFNFHALTVMQICLQQIKTSMLANLTVASENYNPLPEDMETRMLKIIWNNLEDPLSQTVKQVHLIFDLFLDIQSSLCGAEGSEKIKTFLQKIASDLLRLGSRCKGRYVPLALLTKRFGAKTMLDMSPDLLFEIVQAYSDDDVCCAATSFLKCFLEYLRDECWSNYGIERGYALYRGHCLPPFLHGLASGISKLRSNLNTYALPVLLEVDVDGIFPLLACISIGPTEAENDLLYPDHDCKNMELRVEQKVAVLVSLLKVSRSLALIEGDIDFCDDSMTSNMDDTVEAKSFNPFALVCIKGIKVRILVGWLVLALTHIDESLRVDAAEFLFLSPKTSSLPSRLELSLMREAVPLNMRSSSTGFQMKWTSLFRKFFSRVRTALERQFKQGSWQPHMNNEISELCLCQGNEDNTVSRAEELFNFMRWLSCFLFFSCYPSAPYKRKIMAMELIQIMINVWPVLPSSQESSASMSPESCLYPYSVGITSPESTFLLVGSIIDSWDRLRESSFRILLHFPTPLPGISSDEMVQKVITWAKKLVCSPRVRESDAGALTLRLIFRKYVVDLGWRVRVSVSVVCSHSQNSPLNGDYHKCPAIHPVMEYVKLLIHWLDVAVEEGEKDLAEACKNSFVHGVLLALRYTFEELDWNSDAVLCSISDMRHALEKLLELVVRITSMALWVVSADAWYLPEDIDDMVDADAFLLDGPDEMDAALPSIEQEDKCTKSIRDARPSDQVVMVGCWLAMKELSLLLGTIIRKIPLPSYSCSGSIESGHPSYDSIDASVTAISEGMLDLKQLEKIGNHFLEVLLKMKHNGAIDKTRAGFTALCNRLLCSNDPMLCKLTESWMGQLMDRTVAKGQTVDDLLRRSAGIPAAFTALFLAEPEGAPKKLLLRALRWLIDVAKGSLLSPSETNCTNVSCQVSSTKSGQETDSTLVTETIATEKTSKIRDEGVVPTVHAFNVLRAAFNDTNLASDTSGFAAEALIVSIRSFSSPYWEIRNSACLAYTSLVRRMIGFLNVHKRESARRALTGLEFFHRYPSLHPFVFNELKIATELLGDALLGQTESNLAKAVHPSLCPMLILLSRLKPSPIASETGDDLDPFLFMPFIMKCSTQSNLRVRILASRALTGLVSNEKLPTVLLNIASELPQAENQITASPVASIPLYPANGAHHVSYNLIHGLLLQLGSLVHVNCRNLADFSRKDQILGDLMKVLAMCSWFASPKRCPCPLLNCTFLQVLDHMLSVAKSCHLSKNLFAIRNLLLELSTECLDVEASYGFQYYDPTIAELRQQAASSYFSCLFQPSDEVGEEVFQIPKRSPLNSMLFQTHEVENSGFLVRLIRSFSDSSYEVRLVTLKWLHKFLKSRPDNEINYLSSSDTRIIQNWTKANLQPTLMKLLELEKNHRCMYRILRIIFTWNLLKFQESEEKSDGTLYVGALDYDSVLQLWDRLISLLKLTRHAKTQEILICCLAICVRQFIRLFSCFILTDKGQKTAGYNESGQMERSACFYECITFYVNLIKERSSSSEPVNMRKAAAESMFASGLLEQAEVIASSVIDQQISSKNSFSCFEHQDAVSTYAHQILEMWFTCIKLLEDEDDGIRQRAATDIQKFLPPKSSGTTSDTCGARTQVEKVIELSFDRLSSIFGHWIVYFDCLLRWVLDAGNYVISKGDLVRRVFDKEIDNHHEEKLLISQICCSHLEKLPITKSWAGKLFDNEEVRNYLLDWRSRFFQQLVSFAKDHIGKLGVDWIGGVASSQWAALQN
- the LOC107892393 gene encoding thyroid adenoma-associated protein homolog isoform X2 → MSAKWRAIQHRHRYTYNAVVFPPSFIDSLNQSSLSASAPTFHKELQHLISLNSTYSQVNHVRKLASSFNELLVKEGEKNEALVSTAASFYLEVFFLENSMPLHKTLLSVLAKTKDVFQPVIAECFRLLCNEYRTMSDKKKRFSLSRVALSVLGMPKLGFLVDVIQDCAVLVCWDAVLGLKSVVLETEGWARPSPIVLEQCQEALSCMYYLFQKFPDKFKKLGGDDSNVMEIALGVLVSLLKSVAFSRDCFVAAGVSFFAAFQVCLSDQELGLFIIEGIFGQIVSSSCTNTVDSFSNVISKVPYKGDVCLDIRNLSGLNRLCLIRGILTAVPRMVLNTHFVVSRETCNDFESHGNVACSVKTILYDGILPELCNYCENPTDSHFNFHALTVMQICLQQIKTSMLANLTVASENYNPLPEDMETRMLKIIWNNLEDPLSQTVKQVHLIFDLFLDIQSSLCGAEGSEKIKTFLQKIASDLLRLGSRCKGRYVPLALLTKRFGAKTMLDMSPDLLFEIVQAYSDDDVCCAATSFLKCFLEYLRDECWSNYGIERGYALYRGHCLPPFLHGLASGISKLRSNLNTYALPVLLEVDVDGIFPLLACISIGPTEAENDLLYPDHDCKNMELRVEQKVAVLVSLLKVSRSLALIEGDIDFCDDSMTSNMDDTVEAKSFNPFALVCIKGIKVRILVGWLVLALTHIDESLRVDAAEFLFLSPKTSSLPSRLELSLMREAVPLNMRSSSTGFQMKWTSLFRKFFSRVRTALERQFKQGSWQPHMNNEISELCLCQGNEDNTVSRAEELFNFMRWLSCFLFFSCYPSAPYKRKIMAMELIQIMINVWPVLPSSQESSASMSPESCLYPYSVGITSPESTFLLVGSIIDSWDRLRESSFRILLHFPTPLPGISSDEMVQKVITWAKKLVCSPRVRESDAGALTLRLIFRKYVVDLGWRVRVSVSVVCSHSQNSPLNGDYHKCPAIHPVMEYVKLLIHWLDVAVEEGEKDLAEACKNSFVHGVLLALRYTFEELDWNSDAVLCSISDMRHALEKLLELVVRITSMALWVVSADAWYLPEDIDDMVDADAFLLDGPDEMDAALPSIEQEDKCTKSIRDARPSDQVVMVGCWLAMKELSLLLGTIIRKIPLPSYSCSGSIESGHPSYDSIDASVTAISEGMLDLKQLEKIGNHFLEVLLKMKHNGAIDKTRAGFTALCNRLLCSNDPMLCKLTESWMGQLMDRTVAKGQTVDDLLRRSAGIPAAFTALFLAEPEGAPKKLLLRALRWLIDVAKGSLLSPSETNCTNVSCQVSSTKSGQETDSTLVTETIATEKTSKIRDEGVVPTVHAFNVLRAAFNDTNLASDTSGFAAEALIVSIRSFSSPYWEIRNSACLAYTSLVRRMIGFLNVHKRESARRALTGLEFFHRYPSLHPFVFNELKIATELLGDALLGQTESNLAKAVHPSLCPMLILLSRLKPSPIASETGDDLDPFLFMPFIMKCSTQSNLRVRILASRALTGLVSNEKLPTVLLNIASELPQAENQITASPVASIPLYPANGAHHVSYNLIHGLLLQLGSLVHVNCRNLADFSRKDQILGDLMKVLAMCSWFASPKRCPCPLLNCTFLQVLDHMLSVAKSCHLSKNLFAIRNLLLELSTECLDVEASYGFQYYDPTIAELRQQAASSYFSCLFQPSDEVGEEVFQIPKRSPLNSMLFQTHEVENSGFLVRLIRSFSDSSYEVRLVTLKWLHKFLKSRPDNEINYLSSSDTRIIQNWTKANLQPTLMKLLELEKNHRCMYRILRIIFTWNLLKFQESEEKSDGTLYVGALDYDSVLQLWDRLISLLKLTRHAKTQEILICCLAICVRQFIRLFSCFILTDKGQKTAGYNESGQMERSACFYECITFYVNLIKERSSSSEPVNMRKAAAESMFASGLLEQAEVIASSVIDQQISSKNSFSCFEHQDAVSTYAHQILEMWFTCIKLLEDEDDGIRQRAATDIQKFLPPKSSGTTSDTCGARTQVEKVIELSFDRLSSIFGHWIVYFDCLLRWVLDAGNYVISKGDLVRRVFDKEIDNHHEEKLLISQICCSHLEKLPITKSWAGKLFDNEEVRNYLLDWRSRFFQQLVSFAKDHIGKLGVDWIGGVAYSLLDLNKRILTQKHVPAFSQQNKMQTSYFERSRIRFQKISAPSFVLCEE